The Bacteroidetes Order II. bacterium genome has a window encoding:
- a CDS encoding efflux RND transporter periplasmic adaptor subunit has translation MKSKIIISIFCFSLFVASCGNSNKSETKETATEEHGHEEETPTIATLTQEQIKAVGITLGKVENKELTATIKANGMLKVPNNNKANATSLYGGVIKTLNVQIGDYVKKGQVIATIANPQFIQLQEEYLTIGSKITFAEQEVQRQNELNAGNAGALKNLQNAQAELNALHTRKASLQQQIQLMGINPNLVSNNNLKSALVVASPLNGTISNLFAKIGSYVDVSSPVAEIVDNSSLHLDLQVFEKDLPLLKVGQIIHFTLTNNPANEYDAKVFSIGSSFENESKTISVHATVTGNKAGLIDGMNITGIVSLNNALTPAVPNEAIVNADGKDYIFVVTDKKAEEHHEEESEEHNHESEDHKHSDEENGNINFEKIEVVKGVSNMGYTAITFVQDIPANAQIIVKGAFFVNAKLSNTGGHEH, from the coding sequence ATGAAAAGTAAAATAATAATTTCAATCTTTTGTTTTTCCCTTTTCGTAGCGAGTTGCGGAAATTCAAATAAATCCGAAACCAAAGAAACGGCAACGGAAGAACACGGACACGAAGAAGAAACGCCAACCATTGCAACGCTTACGCAAGAGCAGATAAAAGCCGTAGGCATCACGTTGGGCAAAGTAGAAAACAAGGAACTCACAGCCACTATAAAGGCAAATGGTATGCTTAAAGTTCCCAACAACAACAAAGCAAATGCAACTTCTTTGTATGGTGGAGTTATCAAAACGCTGAATGTGCAAATTGGCGATTATGTAAAGAAAGGACAGGTAATTGCTACGATTGCCAATCCGCAGTTTATACAGTTGCAGGAAGAATATTTGACCATTGGCAGTAAAATCACTTTTGCCGAGCAGGAAGTACAACGTCAAAATGAACTCAATGCAGGAAACGCAGGAGCTTTGAAAAACTTGCAAAATGCACAAGCAGAATTAAACGCATTGCATACACGAAAAGCATCGTTGCAGCAGCAAATTCAACTAATGGGCATCAATCCTAATTTGGTTTCAAACAACAATTTGAAATCGGCTTTGGTGGTAGCAAGTCCGTTGAATGGAACAATAAGCAATTTGTTTGCAAAAATCGGCAGTTATGTAGATGTTTCTTCGCCTGTTGCCGAAATCGTAGATAACAGTTCATTGCATTTGGATTTACAGGTTTTTGAAAAAGATTTACCGCTTTTGAAAGTCGGGCAAATCATTCATTTTACTTTAACCAATAATCCTGCAAATGAATACGATGCAAAGGTTTTCAGCATTGGTTCGTCATTTGAAAACGAGAGCAAAACAATTTCCGTTCACGCAACCGTTACAGGAAACAAAGCAGGTTTGATTGACGGAATGAACATTACAGGAATTGTGAGTTTGAACAATGCCCTAACACCTGCCGTACCCAATGAAGCAATCGTAAACGCAGACGGTAAAGACTACATTTTTGTTGTTACCGATAAAAAAGCGGAAGAACATCACGAAGAAGAAAGCGAAGAACACAACCACGAAAGTGAAGACCATAAACACAGTGATGAAGAAAACGGCAACATCAATTTTGAAAAGATAGAAGTTGTAAAAGGCGTTTCCAATATGGGCTACACCGCAATAACTTTTGTACAGGATATTCCTGCCAATGCTCAAATTATAGTTAAAGGAGCATTTTTTGTCAATGCCAAATTATCTAACACAGGAGGACACGAACATTAA